In a genomic window of Quercus lobata isolate SW786 chromosome 4, ValleyOak3.0 Primary Assembly, whole genome shotgun sequence:
- the LOC115987379 gene encoding uncharacterized protein LOC115987379, giving the protein MANSHDEVQLPDGYLSDDAKIVLKTAPATSTENSTFSGDENNDMSQLGKDVLPIGKIPDVAENYYRFDWKVGKSVHRKLLKKVKQAVPVPNVNSHQMKNRSIQRSLSIDSPRTPPNKKGDELLLKHERFKVRTINFYGSVEQRDQGTQGSQGSNSSTKSGSSK; this is encoded by the coding sequence ATGGCTAACTCTCATGATGAGGTTCAGCTACCTGATGGGTATCTCTCAGATGATGCAAAGATTGTCTTAAAGACAGCTCCGGCGACAAGCACAGAGAATTCAACCTTTTCCGGAGATGAAAACAATGATATGTCACAGCTAGGAAAAGATGTCCTTCCAATAGGGAAGATACCAGACGTGGCTGAGAACTATTATAGGTTTGACTGGAAGGTGGGAAAATCAGTTCATCGAAAGCTGCTCAAGAAAGTTAAACAAGCGGTACCGGTGCCAAATGTGAACTCGCATCAAATGAAAAATCGAAGCATCCAAAGGAGTTTAAGCATTGACTCGCCGCGAACACCTCCGAATAAAAAGGGAGACGAGTTGCTGCTAAAACATGAGCGTTTCAAGGTACGAACCATAAACTTTTATGGAAGTGTTGAGCAACGTGATCAAGGCACCCAAGGCAGTCAAGGTAGTAATAGCAGTACTAAGTCTGGTAGCTCTAAATAA